In Spea bombifrons isolate aSpeBom1 chromosome 5, aSpeBom1.2.pri, whole genome shotgun sequence, the sequence gatttaaacacgcttGGGATGTATGATGGGTCTGATCGCCCTGCAAATTCTGCCGTTTGCTTCAAAGGCATCGACCGGCGATTAATTTCCAGGAATTATCTCTGATTATAAACCGAGCcgaaatgatataaatatcttATCGAGAACATTTATACGATCCCTACGGGGATTCACGCAGAAGGTTAGGGTTCTACCAACGTTCCCTCTTCCCGTCCTGCAGATTATCGCGTCGGCGAAGAAGGAAGGAGAGAAACGCGGGTTTGTTACAGTCATAGAAAACCATTTAAAGGCTTCCGGGAATCGTCTGAGCATCAGGCGGGACGTTTACAGGAGAACCGCCAGCGCCAaagcattatttattaaatctgCCCCTGACTTTTTTTCCGCCccaaggtataaggcatagctCCCtactgtcctttttttttaaggcagtcCTAATTTCTGTGCATGTTCCTGCTGTCCCACTTGTGTCATCGGCCCAGGGAGCCgcaaaatcaatggaggtctgtgcttttGTGGCATCCACCTTCATGGCGCCACCGATTTGGCCTCCAAATGTCACTGGGAGCCAGAAGGTAGCCCCTtctataagcatacctgggaactctctggcttttgtccggagactccgggtgaagAGACGTTTCTTCAGGTCACCGTCTCTCccagttcaaaaaaaaaagggagagttGACTTATTGGGGTGGAATAATCATGCTGATCCATAGAACAGGGAGTTAAGATGTCAGCTCCCGTAGTAAGGGGATTATTCCCCTTATATCTCTGAGTGCCCTCCTATACCACCCAGCGCATCACTTTTACCCTTTAACCCTATAATTGGATCTCTAGCATAGACACGGGCTGAACGGCGGTATCCGGAAATTGCTCAGTAACTAGCAGAGACCCCAAACAGCCCCTCAGACCAGTCCAGGGGCCGCGCTTCTGCATAAAATCTAAATCGAACCCATTTCTATGGAGTTTAGAAGCCTTTGTTACTCTCATACTcagcaaatattctgagctcctaggatAGAGGGGCGCAGGAGTTTGAGGCCCAAATAGGGACTTGCCAagctgaacagggagacttggTCGGTATGCGGTTGGGTTTGCTTTTAGGAAGTGGCTTAATTCTATATTTGCATCCAAAGCACAAGGGTCCGCAATGTGGGGTTCAGTGAACAGACCCCCTGAAGCAGTGGGGGTTTCCTATCCCAGCTGTATGACATTTGACCAAATTctgcttttattaaattaaaacgcTTTGGtctttggacaaaaaaaaaacaaacaaaaaaaaaacatcgcaTCATCAAATATTTACAGTTCGGTATCTTAAATGACTGCTTCTGAATATTTTTCCTCCATTGACGGCTCCGCGTTCCATTTAAATCTGgattatataacaaaaaatatcccAGCACAAAGCGGACGTCATTCAGTTCGTTGCGTTccacgagaaaaaaaaaaaaaaaaaacataataaaccaGCGATTTGAGTCAGAAAGTCCAGAAACACTAAACAAATGACACAATGTACAAAAACATTTCACAGCTACACGTGATCTCCAATGCGGGGGATGGGACATCCGTTTATTACACCATCAGAAGTATATGACTAAAAATCcctttatttcttaaaattctatttttatataaataaagggcCAGGCAGACATTGCCAGGGATTTCTTaaataaccccctatatgcgagttatatacaaatatacatatatatacatatattattatatttatatttatatattatttatttttatttttttaaagtaaaatataatatatagggaATGCCtaacattcttttattttaattcatttaaaataaaatgattttttattacagGGACGGCTGGGTATCCTCCGAACGCTAATTTCCATATAACTGGTCTATAAGTACTCATAGGACCAATGATAAAAGGTTATGggggggacaaaaaaaacacaccccaAACTCTACTTGCAATTTATATGctcatttttgtataaaaggcAAGTTGTAGGGAACATGTATACATTATGTTCATACGTGTGTCACAATttccataatacatttttttagtgtttttttttcgtttttacatttttggttgcaaaacaaaaaacaaaaaacaaaaaaaagacattttcttTGCAAAACAGAATATATTAAAGTTTTAAGTCTTCATTAGGAATGTCTTCATAGTAAATACCCCCCCTTACCCCTCCATGCTGCCCCTTAGACCAGGGGCTCTAAACTACCGCGTAAATTGTTTTATATCCCAGCGGAATACCGCGATACCTTTAACAGcctttcttgttcttttttgttgttgttaattttacattttagggGCAAAAagactagttaaaaaaaaaaatccttggttTCCTGGAAAAACCGAGACGTGTTTTCAAATACCACCAGAAATTTGCATTTTAACACTAAAACTGAAAATTAAAACTACTGAGAGGCACCTGTGAGAAATCTGCAGAGACACCTtggagagagagaacaaaaatTAACAACCTAGAGCTTCACGAAaacgcattaaaaaaaaaaaaaaaaaaagccgtttGCACAAGAAGaaaaactgtacaaaaaaacccaaactttTATTTGTGAGTTGCTTTTTTCAGTGCTAAAAAGTATTACATTTCAGCATGGAAGTTATAAGATTCTTATAGATTATACATTTGTCGTAATTCTGCAGACAGAGGACAGTGGCGTCGCCCTCCGCGGAGAGGTAGATTCAACCTGTACAGCAAGGTCTGACGCTAGCTGGTGTTGGCTGAGCAACATGGGAGTTGAAGTACACGATCAGCTAGAAGGTAGGTGTCCTCCCACCCTCGAGCTTAAGCAGGTAATAAAGATATGGATagtgagaggaaaaaaaaacaaaaaaaacccacattctTCAAAACcgatttcatttttcttttcaccatTTAAAGAAATGACTTCTTAAACCAGAGAAGTGTTTTGTTAAAAATcttgaagtgtttttttttttttttttttttaaatctgtaccattaaacctttctaTCCCCAGGGTGGGTGtgtaaaaagcaaaaatacaaattcctgattaagatcatttttttttgcaatttttatatatttacatacacatatatttacacattttattttattttaattatttttttaaagaattttaagTCCGggcacaaattttaaaaaaatgtgcatgtggaaaaaaaaaaagtccaatttttttgtcacataaccgatacttttttttttttttttttttttatgcccacAGAACAAATATTTTGACACCCACAATTTCAGAGATTTTTCTGGCTGCACTTCCTGTAGGCCCAAAATGCAAAAGCAGCAAATTGAAcaagagaaaaatatacaataaaatacaaaaacatctaTAGAGCGAAAAGTTGAAAAAATTTCAACCATATTATATATCCTCATAgatttaggagaaaaaaaaaaaaaaaatattctgtaccGGACTGTCTAACCGGAATTttacatcacatttttttttaattacagaatATAAAATTTTGTTCATCAGGTCTGGCTCATtggcaaacacacacaaaaaaaaaaacctgttgtgtgtacaaaaaaaaaaaaaaaaaaaagtgtgacatCACTGCTCTGGTAACATTACATCACAAGGTTAAACTGTAACTTTACAGAAGTAAACAAAAGCATCCTAGACTAGAAATTACAATCTTTTTacttggttttaattttttttgccgtTGTCGGTACGAAGGGACCTTCATATGAAAACAATCGATAGTCCGTATCGTGAAACAGCCCGCCGACGTCATAGTTAAACCCTGTGTAGGAGGAGCGCGCGGCGAGCGTGCGCCTTGGCAGACATTCCACCTTTACATGAtgcagcatttatttttatggttatGGGGGTCCTTAAATCGTAGCCTCTGCTTCGGCCGGTATTTTTCCAAGTACGTCAGCTGCTTGCTGTTGATGGCGCCTCTGCGCTTCCTGCAAACGAACAAAAGCCCCGTTAGCCACgttctggttttattttatttatttatttttagtagaCAATCGCAGTTCAATCCGTTTTCTCTACGGGCCGGCCGAGGACAGGCTTAACGCTGACAGGCTTTAAAGATAAAACGGATACCACAAGGCGCGCGGTGAGGACCACAAGGCGGAGGGAAAAGCTACCCGAGAAAGAGGTTAGAACGCGGGCGCATTACCGACAtgcatgggatttttttttatttttttattttcttccagaAATCCGTTTCTGGGAAAGGTTTGTCCTTCGTACAAAACAAGGAACAATTCAAACCAACAtattaaaatttttttacaatataaatttttttttttctaatttttctgAGTACCTTTTTGGTTGgagggtaatttttttttttcttcattttattttttccttttttgattttttgttagtttctttttatttatcagATACATACTGGTGGTCGTCGAAGTCTATCGCAGTCTACTCTTCATGACTTTGATTTCAATTATCCATCGTTTCCCCCTCTTCAATCTCCAATCTACTTTCCTGGTGGCGTTAGAGACCCCATTAAACTTAATTCGGGGGAATAATCATGGTCTTGAGAACAGGAAATTTAGATGGCTGCTCTCATGGGATTTCACACAAGATAAGATTTCTAATGAAGATATAATTTTAAATCTCCcagtttaatgcttttttttttttaattttgatacGTCAGGGTGCTAGAACACCCACTGACGCAGTGAAGCTGGAGTTTGGACGGCACTTACTGTCTGATGAACTGGATGGCATCTTCATACTTCATTCCGCTTTCAATCAAAGCGAGCGCAACCAGAACAGGAGccctaaacaaacaaaaaaaaaaacacacaaagctgtCAACATATTGGCACAAAACGGCAAGTTTCATTACAAATACAAAGCCATACCTGCCAACTGTCCCATTTCCCACGGGACAGGCACCGTCCAGCCAAGCGGTCTTGCttttaggggcagaggggcTCATGCTCTGGTTGGGGAGACGCGGCTGTCGCGGCACCGACCTCCGCTGCGGTTCCTGTATGGCCATCTTGCGGTGCTCTAAAGTTGAGCGCCACAAGGTGACTGTCCAGGTAAGGTTGGTGAATAGTCCTGGTTTTTTCCAGCCCTGCCGTCTCAACCTtggtttggacacctgaaaaaTTGTGGGGGGCTCAATACTGCCCTTATTTATGAACTTCTGCCATAACATAAGGCAGACACGGCAATCGCTTTATCTTGTGGCTTAATTTGATGACATAGCAGCTCTCAGAGTAACGCAATGAGCTTCTACGGCGGCAGAGACATGGAAACCGGCGTGCGGAATTCTGACCCACGTACCGAAAACATTCGCATTGCTTGCGGTTAAccattaagaaatatttttttggaaaatgaaCCTCAGTCTCCGATATACCTTCCTAATCCGGCCACGCAGTGAACCGCTACACAGCAGCCGGGGTCTTCGCAGAACCTCGCTTTCAGTAAATTCAGCCAATCTTCCACAATTTTGTTGGGGGGTGGAGCGCCGTCATCAAACGGCCAGTCCTtggaaaacacaaaaaggaGTAACATGAGACAGCCCCAC encodes:
- the PTP4A3 gene encoding protein tyrosine phosphatase type IVA 3 isoform X1, yielding MARINRPAPVEVCYKNMRFLITHNPTNATLNTFIEDLKKYGATTVVRVCEITYDKTPLEKDGITVMDWPFDDGAPPPNKIVEDWLNLLKARFCEDPGCCVAVHCVAGLGRAPVLVALALIESGMKYEDAIQFIRQKRRGAINSKQLTYLEKYRPKQRLRFKDPHNHKNKCCIM
- the PTP4A3 gene encoding protein tyrosine phosphatase type IVA 3 isoform X2 → MLWQKFINKGSIEPPTIFQVSKPRLRRQGWKKPGLFTNLTWTVTLWRSTLEHRKMAIQEPQRRSVPRQPRLPNQSMSPSAPKSKTAWLDGACPVGNGTVGRAPVLVALALIESGMKYEDAIQFIRQKRRGAINSKQLTYLEKYRPKQRLRFKDPHNHKNKCCIM